CCCcgtcgccttcttcttcgtctcgtccttcgccgcctccggggtCGAGTCCGCGAAGATGTCGCTGCCCTtggcctccttcgccttggcccgcGTCGCTTCGGTTTCTTCTTTGGCCGTTTCTCTGGCCGTTTCAACGTCATCAGCGAAGATGTCGCAGCCGCGGAGGCCCGAGACGGACCTCTCTCGCGCGCCTTTGCGACTCGCGGCGGATGGTgacgcgacgtcgctgaagacgtcgcggccgacgccCAGGTCGCGGAGCTTCGCCTCGGATACCGTCACCGTCTTCGCCGGGGACGAGAGCATCTCGCCGAGGAAGGCGTCGGCTTTGGGCGCCCACGAGGGGTCGCGGGTCTGTTTatcgccgtcggcgaagaTGGCGTTGCCCGCGTGCTGCGTGCGCGCGATCttgcgcgcgacgggcgcgtcgtcgtcgtcatcggcgacggcggcggcggcggcgcacggggACGATCGCTTAGATCCTGGTCGGGATttgacgcccgcgacgtggccgaacgcgtcgccgagcggcggcatcggcgcgcacgtacccgcggcgatggctgCGACGAGTCGCTCGACCAGCGCATCTTTgccgcccccgacgaggaggccgcgctcgcggcacGCGGTGCGGAGGTCCTTCAGGTCTAAGGTTctcgggtcgacgcgcgcgatggagtcGTCGACGGGTTCGACGGGCGGTTTGGGGACCGGGAGCGCCGTCggcttgacgtcgtcgtcggtgccgaAGCAGAAGCTGCCAGCCTTCGCCCTTCGCTGAATCTCGGAGTAGGCATTTTCGTTTTGCGCCggggcgccggtgacgggcgccgcgggtttggcggccggcgacgccgcctgcgcgggctcgacggccTCTTGGACCGTCGCGAGTGGTTCGCGCGCTTCGGTCATGGCCGATGCGGTGGCGCTGCGAGTGTGTGTTCGTCGCTccatccgtcgcggcggcgaccacgcgAAACGAGGGGAACAACCGTTTCGGGATTTCCGAGATTCGTGACAGCACGGAGCAGCTGTTGTTCGGGTTTTCAAACACCGCGGGTGGCCGACCCGGCGGTCAcaacgcgcgtcgcgcatcgAAACACACGACACACGCACATAAACACGCGCCATCATGGCGGCAATGATGTCCATGATCTCCGTGGCCAAGACCGAGGTCCATCCGCTTCTGGAGCAGGGCGTCCAGCAGGCGATGCTCCTGGCTGAAATCTCGATCGCGTTCGCCAAGGGGTGCGCCGATGCGCTCCCCGGCGCGCTGAAGAACCTGCTCGATAAGATCCCCatcgaggcggtcgccgccggtgtcgtCATCGTTCTCATCCTCAGCGCCATCACCGGcacgtcatcctcgtccaAGAAGACGTCCAAGAAGGCCGAGGGTGACTCCGATACCGACTCGATCACGtcggaggctgaggagatcctcgaggagctcatcgatCTGTACGTCGAGGAGCACGGGGCGGAGcccaccgaggaggagttcCTCAAGTGGACCGAGACCCTCAAGCAGGCGACCGTCGAgcacgcgtcctcgcccaagaagggcaagaagaCGGCCCAACCCAAGAAGAccgccccagccgccgccaagcAATCGCCGGCTGCCAAGTCCAAATCCtcgaagaaggcggccgcgccgaagaaggtggcgtcgtccgactccaaggcggcggtcgtTTTCGCCGAGGAGTGCGTCAAGTGGACCAAGGCGCTCTCCGCGAAAGAAAAGGcgaagctcgaggcgcaactcgcgacggcgaagacgccCGCGCAGAGCAAAGCCGCTTTTCTCGCCAGCGCAGCCGCGGATAAGACCAAGGTTCGAGCCGCCCGAAAGGAGGCGCTcctcaaggcggcgatgaaggtCTAGATTCGGTGCGGATTCGGTCTAGATTCGGTGCGATTCGAACGGGTGGGGGGTCGGAGGATGTGTACACGTATCACGCGGAGAGATTGTGCGGGGAGGAGTGAGGGGCGTCGTCCAGTGAGCGGGGAGGTGAGGGAGGAGGATGTGGGGTGCCCGCGAGCAATGTTTTTCGTTTCGTCTTTTGATTGTCGCGTCCGAATCGTCGGGGCGGCTGGCCGCTATTATAGGCCAGCCGCGTCGCTACGTGTCCTTCAACGTCTTTCCCCCATCAACctcgcgagcttctcgcgctcatcctccgcggacgacgacggtctcacgggcgaagcggcggcggcagttTTGAAAGCGGTGATCCCAAAGACGCGTTTGAACAAACTCTTCGTCTTGCGCTTGGGTTCGGCATTTTTGTCCGACAGCCGTTTTTGTCCGCCGTCAGAGCCCgtcgcgttggcggcggccgcctcctcgtcctcgtcgtcgtcgtcgccgaacgcatcctcggactcggactcggaggCTTTGTCGCGGAGGCTGTTCCCCTTCACGGGAGAATTCACCTTGACGatcgtgggcgcggcggccgcgtgaGCGGAGTTTcccggcagcctccgccccTGCAAACCGGTGATGGATTTTAGCACCGACCACACGACGTTCCCCTTGAGCTGACCGATGAGATCTCTCCACCGACCGGTGAAGTGGTTGGTCACCACCTCGTCCAGAAGCAGCCGAACCTCGTGGAAAGACCGCGGCTTGCCGTCGTAGGAGACTCGCAGCAGAACCTCGTTCACCTTGAggtggcggacgacgactttTTTGTGCTCCTCCGCCTGGGGTTGCTGCTGCGACGACTGGGACTGACCGTCCCGCGATTGACCGGCGGTGGATTGACCGGCGTTGACcgtgacgtccgcgtcgatcaAGGCGAGGGAGGGCGGCCTGGATCGGCGCCAATCCGCGGCGTTTTCGTCACCCCCAAAAGCCTTCGCGTTTTTCCCGCCGGGTTCGAGCAGCTCCCGGTACCCTCCGCTCGTACCGCCCTTGGCTTGGAACAGGTCCGCGGCCCACGTGTTGCTGCGCTTGTGCGATTGCGCGTTCGTGAGCGATTTTGGCGGGAAACGCTGAGGGCTCATCGTGCCCAGCAGGATTttccgcgcctccgcctccgactTTGACCGTTCCCTCTCCGACGCTCTGGTAGCCTTCGAGGGGGTcccccgctccgccgccgccgccgccgaggagacgctCCCGTGCCTCCGGCGCCACTCCTCCCTCTTCTCCGTGAGGCTCCTGGCGTACGCGTCGTGTCCTTCTAGATGCTTTCCGGGTCCCCcagtcgcgccgccgtcgtagtTCTTCTCGGGGAAGATGTAGGCGATCAGCCTGTCGTACATGTCTCGCTCGATGCGCAAATCAAACGGCTGAACGTCAACCTCGATGCGGTCCCATATGGGCGCCTcgggtggcgacgccgccctcagcGCGGAGACCCGGACCAGCGGTTTattcgacggcgcgtcggatCGTCCGGGTTGTTTGGCGTTTGTTTGGCGTTTATTCGGGACCTGAGCGCTCGGGTCCCACCTGGCGAGAACGGGCTTCCACGCGCCCCGCTGATCCGCCCAAGCCCTGTCGGTCCTCGCGCCCTGAACCTTGGGCGGGggcacgtcgagcgcgagctcgtggcATCGCAGGTTCGTCACGCCGCTGCTGTCCACGTGTCGTTCGCGCCAGAGCGTCAGGCGCTCTATCCTCGCCACCAAAAACGTCCGGCCCGACACGCGAAGCGCCCACCGAAAGGTATCCACCGAGAGGGACAGCTTAatcgcggggcggcggcgggtgggtcGGACGAGAgcctccgccgaggcgaccgcgtcgtccacctcgcgctcggcgtcctcgacgcgccgcgcaaGTCGCCGCGACCACCTGACGCACGCCTCTCGGTCGAAAACTACCGCCTTCATCGGAGTTTCCGAAAGGGATGCCCGGCTCGCGAGCGGCACACAATTTTCGGCGAAGACTTTGGCGAGAGAaacgtccaccgccgcgcacgtcgccgcccacctGGCCACGcggaacgccgcgagcggccccgcgacgaccgccgcggacgctcgctcctcgccctcTACCAGCGATCGCCCCTCGACGGCTaacagcgcggtggcggcggcggcggggcggggcggcgggtcgggaaTCTGCGCGAGGAAAATCGAGCCGATGACGTCgaccagcgcggcgaactGATCGGACGACATCTCCGCCTCGATCTCGGGGGAACGGAGCGCGAACTCCGTGAGCGCCTCGGGCCTCTTGCGTTTGGATTTCGCCCCCGGcttgtcgtcgccgccgccgcgtgccccGACGGAAGGGTtaccgtcggcgccgttcgcgcctccgccgccgccgccgccgctcggggtcgcgtccccgccccccctCGCGATCTTCATCTTCTCCGGGATGTGCGTGGTAAAGTCGAGGTCCATGCGGCACGGCTTGAACACCTGCCTCAGCAAGTACGAGTGCGCCGCCTCTTGTTGTGAGTGCGCCTTTTTAGATCCCGACGTTTTGCACCCCGGAGCCCCGGGCGCAAAGAGGGACTCGTCGAGCCACTGGACGCCCGCGTacacgtccacgtccatgggcgcgacgtgcgcctgCGCGTCCAGAAGACGAACCGCCACGACCCTGCGACCCCAGTGCACGTTTTCCGAGGCGGTTTCCGaatccgtcggcgacgtcggcgacagCGCGCCATTCGAACCGTCGCTCGGAGCCGTTCCGGAAGCCGCTCCGGAACCCGATTGCGCGAAAAAGTCATCCGAGCGGGGCGAtgagacggcggcgatgaactggcgcctcgcgcgcctccccaCGACCCGccccgacaccgccgcgaggaggaaccTGCCGGAGGCGTCCTTACCCTCGAAGTTGATCTGAGGCGTGGTCACGTCCACCACGAACatgatctcctcctcgtcccgcTCTTCGCGCCCGCTCGTCGATCCGGATGTATTAGTTCCGGAATTCGACGCTCCGTTTGGCTCAAAGTTTTTACCACCCTCGGCGATGGGCTCGGGTCGTTTCGGTTTTCCACCCTTCGCGAttgggacggcgtcggcgggcggtccgtcgggcgtcgcccgcgggtgcggggGGATCGCCAGGGACGTCGGAAGCTccgaacgcgagcgcctgTGCGCGACggaactcgccgcggactcggGCTGGCTCGGGGATTTTCCCGCGgattcgtcgtcggacgGTGGACCGTTTTTGTGACCGTTTTTGTCCGACAGCAGCAGCGACAGGAGATCAGCCTCGTTCGGGTGATCGCGTCCCCTTTCGCCCGCTTTCGCGGCCGACAAAGGGCTGCCGTCCCAGGAGAGGTTCGATCGGcgaccggcgggggcgacgcggggggcggcttcctcgtcgGGTGTGGATTTGGCCGCGTCGCCAATAATCTCGCCAAACaccccgtcgtcgatgagGTCGAAATCGTCATCGAATAATCCGACGCCCATGTGCGAGTTGCTCGCGGACTTGGCCCGTTGCGACGAGTGCGTGGCGTTGGACTTGCTCGCGGGACGGAGGTGGTTCGGCAGCCCGAGCCGCTCCGAGCCGCTCTCCTTTTCGTCTTTTTCGTCTTTTTCGCCGGATCCGGTCCCGCCAGCTGTGGCTGTGATTTTGAACCCCGTCTCCGGGTCGATCGTCTCGTcgggccgcgacgcgagctcccTGAGGGACGTCAGCGAACGCTTCGGCGGGTTGGGCTTGAGCGCGGCCCTGTACGCGTCGCGTATCCACTGGATCAGCGCGTCCCGCGTGGAAGCCGCCTTTAACAATCGGGGCGACTCCACCGTCACGTGCAGCCAAGGGCTCCAATCAGGGCTCCCTCCCCCGGGTTCGTTCCCCTCCCTCCCTCCCCCGTCGGACGGACCGTTTTTGTGACCGTTTTTTCCTCCGTCTCGCGACTCGGCactcgcgagctcgagcaggtACGCGGGCGAGTCGACCCTTCGAACCAGGCGCACGGACCGAGTCTCGAGCACCAgcgccgggtccgtcgcggtttcgcgccttcgccgagcGAACCGCGACTCCCGgccgaacccgcccgccgcccggggccCGTTGGAACTCGAACCCGGGGAATTCGAACCGTCACCCCCGGGAGAAtccgaaccgccgccgccgaacgccgcgccccccgcgctcctccccTCGAGCATCTCAATCACCGCCTTGTATCCCTCCGCCTCCTGGTCGAAGTCGCCGGTGCCAAAGCCTCGCCAAACCGCCTCGCCCGGTGTGGTACCCCCGGGCGAATCCACCTTGCCTGATTCTGCGCCGCCCCGCGATCCCCTCCCGGTCGTCCCTCCCCCACCCGGGCTgagcacctcgccgtcgttcccCGAAGGCGGGAGCAGCACGCgaacctcctcgagctccacctCGAGCGTGTCCAGCCGGCAGCTCGGCTCGTGACGCGGCGCACGTATGAGCCCATCCGCGGGGGGGTACGGAGAAACCcggaccggcggcgcgggcgccagcCTGGCGACGGCTCGAAGCCCCGTGACTTGCGCGGTGAGACCCCGCGCGGGATCGAACGAAGTCTCCGCCGGGTGCGCCACGCGCAGGTTATCGCACGCCACGTCGAACGAcacctcgtccacgacgcggtcgaTGGATTTGGCGAGCGGgtgcctcgcgcgacgcggcgcgcccggcgccggcgtccgccacgaACGCCTCGCGGCTCCGGATGGCGAGACGAGATCCTTCGAGAACCGCCTGAGCCATCGGAGCGCCCTCGGTCCGACGATGAGCGTCGGGGTGttggcctcgtcggcgacggcggcggcggcggcggcggagacgcgcgacgcgaacgcggggctcgacggcgacgcgggggtgcccaCTTTGGGGGTGCCCACTTTTTCGTCGCCACCCGTCGAatcggccgcgccgccgccgccgccggagatgcGAGCGAAAAAGTCGCCGCTGCTCCACTTGGTGAGTGATCCGGGGGTGCCGCCCGCCCCTGGGGTGCCCATCCCGGCGACTTTGGGGGTGCCCACTTTGGGGTGCccaccctccgcggcggcgagcgacgcgacccggtccttcgacgccggcgaaaTTTGCGAAATTTCCGGTTTAGTAGGCCCAAACCCGGCCGCGTTCCTCCACTCGGGCAGCGCGCGTTCCTTGGTCGTCAGCGTGGCTTTCGCACTTAGGTGGCACCCCACGCTGAGCTGTCCCGCGATGGGAACCCTCTCGAGGCCGGTGGCTGGGTCGAACCTGTGGTGgtcctggccgccgccgccgatacCGCCGAGCGTCTGCCAGTCGAACCCGAGGGACAACTCAACCGCGGGCACCACCGCGAGGCACACGGATAACCCCGATTTTTCCTCCAGCGAGACGTCGCCCATGTCGCCGAATCCGTTTAACTCGGAGGGTtgctcgtcgtccgggtcgtgccctggggtgccgacgccgcccctcgcgctcagcgtcgctcgagcggcTCGCAGGTTCACCTCCCCGGGGGAAATCGCCAGCTCCACCCTGCTCGCGCCAACCTCCAATCCCACGGGCCCAGCCTCAATCTCAGcaatcgtcggcgccggtctggcgtcgatgacgtAGGCGAGCTCGGAGGCGGTGacacgcgcccgcccgcgccagctGGCGCGCCAAAAGTCCCACGGAGGCAGCGaaggcgccgcgtcgccgtaaCACGCGGTACCCGGACCCTTGGGCCaacccttcgccgccgcctcccacgatgccgccgcgcgctccgcgtctcgccgcgcgcgcccgccgcgcccccccggCGCGTTAGCGTGCCCGTTCGAGGGCGGGGATACGCGCACGAGTTGCTGCGAGAGGGACACGAGCGCGGGTTCAGAGGAAACCGCGAAGCATCCCCCCGGGTTTTCAAGcgtcacgtccacgtcggtgTAGAGCTTCAcgggcggccggggcggggcTTCGGggtgacgcgcgggggcgtacCGGCGCCTTCCCACGGGGAGCGGTAGCGGTGGTGGGCACCCAACCGGGGGGGTGCCCACCGTGGCCTGCCTCGCGgtcacgacgacgccctccgcgacgatccgACTGGCTCGGAAaatcggcgcgggggagaggGGGAggtcgacggacgcgtcgcgcgcgtcgattcgcatcctcgcggcgtggtACACCCTCAGTCGCACGTCGTCAGAccacggcgcgtccgcggcgatcgcgcacGCTTCGGCGCGGGACACGGGAAcggccttgagctcctccaaagtcgtcgccgcgtccaacgccGAATTCGACGATTCGTATCCGCCGAACACaaacgtcgcgctcgcgccttcgatcgtcacccgcgccgcggactcgtgatggacgccgccgccgccgttcgagGCGCCGGACGTATCGCCGCCGGGTTGTTTATCGTCGCGGACTTtatcatccgcggcggcggtggcggcgcacgcggcgacgtacgccgcCACACTTCGAGCGTACGCCGCCTGCTTATCCAAAGTTTTCGTGTGCGTgttggccgcctccgccgccctggcggacgcgagcgcgggtccCAAAACCGCGCACTTGCCCCGgacgcaccgcgcgagcggcgagtcgaagacgtccgcgcgaagcgcgccgaTCACCTCCAGGGTCAACTCCAGTTCCTCGTTCTCGGGTTTTGTTTGGGTCAAATCCTTCCCCTCCGATTTCGCCGTTTGAGGATCAAACGGCAAGCCGCCTACGGAGACCAGCGCCGCGTagcccgcgtcgagcgcagCCTGCGCGTCCCCGAGGTCCAACCCCCACGGAAGCGCGAGCCTCGTGTCCGGCCCGACCGTCAGTCGCGCCCTggaacgacgacgctcggGTGACGCAGCTTCCAGAACTTCCGACCCGAGCGAGGAAACCCTCGGGGAATTCTCGCACGCGTCAGCCCCGAGGTTCACCTGCGCGAATTCGGAGGAAAACACGCGGTACCCGTtcaccgcgacggagggaTTGGACAAACGCGTCGGACacacgcggacgtcgtcggacgcgagGTGATTGGTATCGAAggtgacggcgccgcccggggtgacgtcgagcgcgacggtcaCGCGCGTGAGGTCCAAGCCCAACGCGAACCGGCGAGCCTGATTTTTCGTCTCTTTCGTCTCCTTCGTCTCGGTTTCGGTGGcttcggcggaggcggcgttggaGGCGGCAttggaggcgcgcgcggcggcgacggcgcgcgcggcggcgacggcctcctGCGCCATGAAGTGCGCATCCGGCTGCCAGAACCCCCGCGCTCCGTCGGCGCTCaccgtcgccttcgcggcgtccgcgtcgaaaTCGACGGCTCCGTGCTCCACGGTCAAGACCCTCGTGGCGCCGTTCTCCGCCCTCGGGTCCGCGCGACCGTTTCCAGACGTTTCCAGATACATCGCGCAGGCGggatccgcgtcggcgcacaCGCCGTCGTGGTAGGTGACGTGCCAACCGGACGTTTCTAGACGCCACCCGGCGGAGTCCGCGACGACCCTCGACAGCGGAACCGTCAGGTCCAGAGCGCATTTCGAGTTGGTGGGGATGGACGGGGCGTAGgtcacgtcgacgtcgggatggccgcgggtgggcgcgtccgcgtgcactcgcgcgcacgcgtcgatgagcgtcacggcggtggacgtggacgtcgccgcccgccgccgcccggatGGGGTTTTCCCATCCTCGGATGGGGTTTCCCGATGAGGCGCCACTTCGGCGACTGAACGCGACAAGGAGTCGATCGTGCGCCGCCAGCTCCTgtccagcgccaccgcgtccgcgcacgtGACGTCGATCGTGGCGCCCATCAGCTCCAGGTCCCTGGCGAACTCCGTGAAGCGTCGCCCGAAGCCCTCGGAGGATGATTTCTCATCGGATACTTTTTTCGTCCCTTCACGTTTCGTCccttcgtcgcccgcggcggcggtggcccaCGAACcgggcggctccggcggcggcggcaccggacCCTTACTGCCCCCTAGCCGCTCCGCGATGAGGACGCGtcgcagcgccgcgcagctgtgcgtcgcgcgcgggtcggagaggacgtcgacgggcgaGAGCGCCACGCGAAGGCCCTCGACGACAAacgcgaaggaggacgccAGTGGCCTTGACGGTTCGACTCGCCGCCTCTGACGGTTCGACTCGCCAACCGTTTCGttctcgtccccgtccccgggtgccgacttttcgtccccgtccccgtcccagGAGCCGAACagcggggcgtcgtcctcgctgAGCTCccaccgccgagcgcgccacTCGCCGCACACGCCGCGGTCCCCGTCGTGCGCCCTGACCCGGACTCCGTCGGTGAATCGCAGCGTAGCGTCGCACGTCCACtctggacgcgcgcgggttcgatcacggcgtccgccgccgctctttTGGACGGATGGGAAAGGTTTATCGATCGTGTTCGTGTCGTCATCCGGCCGCCCGGCGACCGACcggatcgccgacgcgacggcgcggacgagctcggggtGGTTGCACCCGTCCGCTCGCCGCACCTCCGCGCGAACCGTCGCCTTGGGAACCGTTGGGATCGAACCGTTGGGATCCGTTCGCGAACCGTTTCGTCgtccgttcgcgtcgtcgagaaggGGGAAATGCGCGGTGAGGTTCGCCTCGCCGCACGTGCacctcgcctcgacgcccagGTTTAGGCCTGGTCGAGTTTTATCccggtcgtcctcgtcctcgcgatCCTCCTCGTGCGTGACGCGGAGATCCAACGATCGCCAACGCGCCTCCACCGTGGTTCGTGCGGTGATCTTCGCGATCGTCTCCTTGTCCGGAAACAGCGACCGGTTCTTGCGACGATGGTGCGCCACCCTCTCCTCCTtggtcgcccgcgcgactcGGACGCTCAGGTCGGAACCCGAACCGACCAGGGGGGGATCCGAaccgtcgcgatcgacgcgccgaacgcgaacTCGACCGACGCGACACGACACCGTCGCCGGAAGGGACCTCAGCCTCCCCTCCACCGTATTCGTcgaagaagaggaagaggaagaggaagaggcggaggaaGAGGAGACGGCCAAGCCGCCGTCTGCGAAAAAGTTTGAAGAGGTTTTCcaaccccgtcgcgtccacccgcTCTCCTCCACCAAGTCCACCTccccgacgtcgagctccaCCCCGACGCACacggcgcgccgctcccTCGCGCTGTACCTCGCGCTGAtatccacgcgcgcgtccagcaggtacccgcgcgtcgagtcgccgccgccggcggctg
This DNA window, taken from Micromonas commoda chromosome 2, complete sequence, encodes the following:
- a CDS encoding predicted protein, with the protein product MAGFLSVVYGSLFLFLLSVLKLWLLSRWLLPRLISFVVRRSGERGVDITVGAVGFLHVRDVVVRFHDGPVERVVVGDLLYTGQLLTLLAWLFEFVGKRARGVRLRDAIDDETSRATTAARDEAFDGTGAQSSQPSSSPLAPSAGAFIARSRSLARQSSSNPGFDPRSDPTTQSLGSPEPASSAGRRPSRASADGSSGNFMNLNVPVLAAGLRVKLRGGPTNGNRERGNNLETRRDDDEKGSGDEDEEGKRTTRAPPLAWSTWQLLKNAATFVKITVTDVAVDASDLNTASSLRSSSSLAGVHTAARAVVAATTAFKGRGVTWTAMVDRVVVGAPAAQPPNAAAGGGDSTRGYLLDARVDISARYSARERRAVCVGVELDVGEVDLVEESGWTRRGWKTSSNFFADGGLAVSSSSASSSSSSSSSTNTVEGRLRSLPATVSCRVGRVRVRRVDRDGSDPPLVGSGSDLSVRVARATKEERVAHHRRKNRSLFPDKETIAKITARTTVEARWRSLDLRVTHEEDREDEDDRDKTRPGLNLGVEARCTCGEANLTAHFPLLDDANGRRNGSRTDPNGSIPTVPKATVRAEVRRADGCNHPELVRAVASAIRSVAGRPDDDTNTIDKPFPSVQKSGGGRRDRTRARPEWTCDATLRFTDGVRVRAHDGDRGVCGEWRARRWELSEDDAPLFGSWDGDGDEKSAPGDGDENETVGESNRQRRRVEPSRPLASSFAFVVEGLRVALSPVDVLSDPRATHSCAALRRVLIAERLGGSKGPVPPPPEPPGSWATAAAGDEGTKREGTKKVSDEKSSSEGFGRRFTEFARDLELMGATIDVTCADAVALDRSWRRTIDSLSRSVAEVAPHRETPSEDGKTPSGRRRAATSTSTAVTLIDACARVHADAPTRGHPDVDVTYAPSIPTNSKCALDLTVPLSRVVADSAGWRLETSGWHVTYHDGVCADADPACAMYLETSGNGRADPRAENGATRVLTVEHGAVDFDADAAKATVSADGARGFWQPDAHFMAQEAVAAARAVAAARASNAASNAASAEATETETKETKETKNQARRFALGLDLTRVTVALDVTPGGAVTFDTNHLASDDVRVCPTRLSNPSVAVNGYRVFSSEFAQVNLGADACENSPRVSSLGSEVLEAASPERRRSRARLTVGPDTRLALPWGLDLGDAQAALDAGYAALVSVGGLPFDPQTAKSEGKDLTQTKPENEELELTLEVIGALRADVFDSPLARCVRGKCAVLGPALASARAAEAANTHTKTLDKQAAYARSVAAYVAACAATAAADDKVRDDKQPGGDTSGASNGGGGVHHESAARVTIEGASATFVFGGYESSNSALDAATTLEELKAVPVSRAEACAIAADAPWSDDVRLRVYHAARMRIDARDASVDLPLSPAPIFRASRIVAEGVVVTARQATVGTPPVGCPPPLPLPVGRRRYAPARHPEAPPRPPVKLYTDVDVTLENPGGCFAVSSEPALVSLSQQLVRVSPPSNGHANAPGGRGGRARRDAERAAASWEAAAKGWPKGPGTACYGDAAPSLPPWDFWRASWRGRARVTASELAYVIDARPAPTIAEIEAGPVGLEVGASRVELAISPGEVNLRAARATLSARGGVGTPGHDPDDEQPSELNGFGDMGDVSLEEKSGLSVCLAVVPAVELSLGFDWQTLGGIGGGGQDHHRFDPATGLERVPIAGQLSVGCHLSAKATLTTKERALPEWRNAAGFGPTKPEISQISPASKDRVASLAAAEGGHPKVGTPKVAGMGTPGAGGTPGSLTKWSSGDFFARISGGGGGAADSTGGDEKVGTPKVGTPASPSSPAFASRVSAAAAAAVADEANTPTLIVGPRALRWLRRFSKDLVSPSGAARRSWRTPAPGAPRRARHPLAKSIDRVVDEVSFDVACDNLRVAHPAETSFDPARGLTAQVTGLRAVARLAPAPPVRVSPYPPADGLIRAPRHEPSCRLDTLEVELEEVRVLLPPSGNDGEVLSPGGGGTTGRGSRGGAESGKVDSPGGTTPGEAVWRGFGTGDFDQEAEGYKAVIEMLEGRSAGGAAFGGGGSDSPGGDGSNSPGSSSNGPRAAGGFGRESRFARRRRETATDPALVLETRSVRLVRRVDSPAYLLELASAESRDGGKNGHKNGPSDGGGREGNEPGGGSPDWSPWLHVTVESPRLLKAASTRDALIQWIRDAYRAALKPNPPKRSLTSLRELASRPDETIDPETGFKITATAGGTGSGEKDEKDEKESGSERLGLPNHLRPASKSNATHSSQRAKSASNSHMGVGLFDDDFDLIDDGVFGEIIGDAAKSTPDEEAAPRVAPAGRRSNLSWDGSPLSAAKAGERGRDHPNEADLLSLLLSDKNGHKNGPPSDDESAGKSPSQPESAASSVAHRRSRSELPTSLAIPPHPRATPDGPPADAVPIAKGGKPKRPEPIAEGGKNFEPNGASNSGTNTSGSTSGREERDEEEIMFVVDVTTPQINFEGKDASGRFLLAAVSGRVVGRRARRQFIAAVSSPRSDDFFAQSGSGAASGTAPSDGSNGALSPTSPTDSETASENVHWGRRVVAVRLLDAQAHVAPMDVDVYAGVQWLDESLFAPGAPGCKTSGSKKAHSQQEAAHSYLLRQVFKPCRMDLDFTTHIPEKMKIARGGGDATPSGGGGGGGANGADGNPSVGARGGGDDKPGAKSKRKRPEALTEFALRSPEIEAEMSSDQFAALVDVIGSIFLAQIPDPPPRPAAAATALLAVEGRSLVEGEERASAAVVAGPLAAFRVARWAATCAAVDVSLAKVFAENCVPLASRASLSETPMKAVVFDREACVRWSRRLARRVEDAEREVDDAVASAEALVRPTRRRPAIKLSLSVDTFRWALRVSGRTFLVARIERLTLWRERHVDSSGVTNLRCHELALDVPPPKVQGARTDRAWADQRGAWKPVLARWDPSAQVPNKRQTNAKQPGRSDAPSNKPLVRVSALRAASPPEAPIWDRIEVDVQPFDLRIERDMYDRLIAYIFPEKNYDGGATGGPGKHLEGHDAYARSLTEKREEWRRRHGSVSSAAAAAERGTPSKATRASERERSKSEAEARKILLGTMSPQRFPPKSLTNAQSHKRSNTWAADLFQAKGGTSGGYRELLEPGGKNAKAFGGDENAADWRRSRPPSLALIDADVTVNAGQSTAGQSRDGQSQSSQQQPQAEEHKKVVVRHLKVNEVLLRVSYDGKPRSFHEVRLLLDEVVTNHFTGRWRDLIGQLKGNVVWSVLKSITGLQGRRLPGNSAHAAAAPTIVKVNSPVKGNSLRDKASESESEDAFGDDDDEDEEAAAANATGSDGGQKRLSDKNAEPKRKTKSLFKRVFGITAFKTAAAASPVRPSSSAEDEREKLARSASFRAARTLVLSAAALARKAALLCAGVFAVASCASSFAFSFAESALVHLTHSSAKTTAALESDDATFFGAAAFFEDLDLAAGDCLAAAGAVFLGWAVFLPFLGEDACSTVACLRVSVHLRNSSSVGSAPCSSTYRSMSSSRISSASDVIESVSESPSAFLDVFLDEDDVPVMALRMRTMTTPAATASMGILSSRFFSAPGSASAHPLANAIEISARSIACWTPCSRSGWTSVLATEIMDIIAAMMARVYVRVSCVSMRDARCDRRVGHPRCLKTRTTAAPCCHESRKSRNGCSPRFAWSPPRRMERRTHTRSATASAMTEAREPLATVQEAVEPAQAASPAAKPAAPVTGAPAQNENAYSEIQRRAKAGSFCFGTDDDVKPTALPVPKPPVEPVDDSIARVDPRTLDLKDLRTACRERGLLVGGGKDALVERLVAAIAAGTCAPMPPLGDAFGHVAGVKSRPGSKRSSPCAAAAAVADDDDDAPVARKIARTQHAGNAIFADGDKQTRDPSWAPKADAFLGEMLSSPAKTVTVSEAKLRDLGVGRDVFSDVASPSAASRKGARERSVSGLRGCDIFADDVETARETAKEETEATRAKAKEAKGSDIFADSTPEAAKDETKKKATGLGKVFTGGVAREFVSSVTFGDEDAAMNTLETSRNANFGHKAVSDAMKASMIGNRLFGDGSDEAEREARDAQLAAARRKDGVEARVIGGAHHDGHGIFSAEWTTARTDEEEAEAALVGALEEAPKIRMETPESVRRFKPIGASTPEVDFRWKTEEEEAREEEVAEFVAGCIQRVIERAAAVDEEEDAAGTGEEA